Proteins encoded within one genomic window of Methanosarcina barkeri str. Wiesmoor:
- a CDS encoding DUF362 domain-containing protein, producing the protein MSKVAVLKTHPSTITDDYSKLMRLAEYEKIVPKQNKTVLKINLSWSLYYPACSTPPWQLEGVLKTLRNDGYKNVVGVENQTVVTHPWKGSYLNKWLPVLKKYDTEFKPLTNVKWTPYNPKSEMLAMYDIFDEIIVPEAFIESNVIHLPTVKTHGHTTTTGSMKNAFGGLIPKRRHHAHIKIHEVLVDLLSIQKEIHKGIFAVMDGTVCGNGAGPRTMIPYIGNLILASDDQVAIDAVAAKMMGFDPLNINYIHMAHERGLGMGDTDQIEIVGLEKSEYNKINFGFEVQKSPVVKWDQRIRKGTSNIKWLHSLLFHSPIFRTFIFASETYHDKLWYPTTGKKNIETFMKTEWGKLFESYEYGDYPKYTEVKEWNPY; encoded by the coding sequence ATGTCTAAAGTTGCAGTGCTAAAAACACATCCGAGTACCATTACAGATGATTACTCTAAATTGATGAGACTTGCAGAATATGAAAAAATAGTTCCAAAACAAAATAAGACAGTACTAAAAATAAACCTTTCCTGGTCTCTTTATTACCCAGCTTGTTCGACACCTCCCTGGCAACTTGAAGGAGTATTAAAAACGCTTCGAAATGACGGATACAAGAATGTAGTGGGAGTGGAGAATCAGACCGTTGTAACCCATCCATGGAAAGGATCTTACTTGAATAAATGGCTTCCAGTACTCAAAAAGTATGATACAGAATTTAAACCACTAACAAATGTGAAATGGACACCCTATAATCCGAAGTCTGAAATGCTTGCAATGTACGATATATTTGACGAAATAATCGTTCCTGAGGCATTTATAGAAAGCAATGTGATTCACCTCCCAACAGTGAAAACTCATGGACATACAACGACCACTGGTTCGATGAAAAATGCATTTGGAGGCCTGATCCCTAAAAGAAGACACCATGCCCATATAAAAATACATGAAGTTTTGGTTGATCTTCTATCCATCCAGAAAGAGATCCATAAAGGAATTTTTGCAGTTATGGATGGGACTGTATGTGGAAATGGGGCTGGCCCAAGAACAATGATTCCATACATAGGAAATCTAATTCTGGCAAGTGATGATCAGGTTGCTATCGATGCAGTCGCTGCAAAGATGATGGGTTTTGACCCTTTAAATATAAATTATATTCACATGGCTCATGAAAGAGGATTGGGGATGGGTGATACTGACCAGATAGAAATTGTAGGGCTGGAAAAAAGCGAGTATAATAAGATCAATTTTGGCTTTGAAGTCCAAAAAAGCCCGGTCGTCAAATGGGATCAGAGGATTCGAAAGGGTACATCAAATATAAAGTGGCTGCATTCCTTGTTATTTCACTCCCCAATTTTCAGGACATTTATCTTTGCATCCGAAACTTACCATGATAAACTGTGGTATCCTACTACAGGGAAAAAGAATATTGAAACATTTATGA